One Actinosynnema pretiosum DNA segment encodes these proteins:
- a CDS encoding AMP-dependent synthetase/ligase, whose product MREKSIPPLYEVPAEDNLLGPVIRNTAEQPDRVLLARQVDGAWRDVTAARFLAEVRSAAKGLIASGVGPRDKVAIMSRTRYEWTVLDYAAWGAGAVPVPVYETSSAEQVEWILRDSGAVAIVVETEAHRSLVAKVRPGLPALKQVWTIDDGALDQLDAGGASVTDEVLDERIAGLGADELATIVYTSGTTGRPKGCVITHRNLLAECGNTIARLRPLFHDDASSLLFLPLAHVLGRVIQLCSLAAPVKLGHVSDLKDLPAALTAFQPTFLPAVPRVFEKVYNSARAQAVAGGKQKVFDLAVDTSIAYSRALETPSGPGLALKLKHKLFDRLVYGKLRAVLGGRAAYALSGGAPLGERLGHFYRGLGFVVLEGYGLAESSAATTTNPPDVQKIGTVGLPLPGSSVRIADDGEVQLKGEHIFTGYWNNPEATAAVLDADGWFSTGDLGSLDEEGYLRITGRKKEIIVTSGGKNVAPAVIEDRIRSHALVAECMVVGDAKPFIAALITLDEEMLPRWAAQNGKGDLTPRQLREDPDLLAEVQLAVDLGNSAVSRAEAVREFRVLDGQFTEASGHLTPSLKLKRNVVRADFDAQIREIYAE is encoded by the coding sequence TTGCGCGAAAAGAGCATCCCGCCGCTCTACGAGGTACCCGCCGAGGACAACCTGCTGGGTCCCGTCATCCGCAACACCGCCGAGCAGCCCGACCGCGTCCTCCTCGCCCGCCAGGTCGACGGCGCGTGGCGGGACGTCACCGCGGCCCGGTTCCTCGCCGAGGTGCGCTCGGCCGCCAAGGGGCTGATCGCCTCGGGCGTCGGGCCGCGCGACAAGGTCGCGATCATGTCGCGCACCCGCTACGAGTGGACCGTCCTGGACTACGCCGCCTGGGGCGCGGGCGCGGTGCCCGTGCCCGTCTACGAGACCTCGTCGGCCGAGCAGGTCGAGTGGATCCTCCGGGACTCCGGCGCGGTCGCCATCGTCGTGGAGACCGAGGCGCACCGCTCGCTGGTGGCCAAGGTCCGGCCCGGCTTACCGGCGCTCAAGCAGGTCTGGACCATCGACGACGGCGCGCTCGACCAGCTCGACGCGGGCGGCGCGTCCGTCACCGACGAGGTGCTCGACGAGCGGATCGCGGGCCTCGGCGCGGACGAGCTGGCCACGATCGTCTACACCTCCGGCACCACCGGCCGCCCCAAGGGCTGCGTGATCACCCACCGGAACCTGCTGGCGGAGTGCGGCAACACCATCGCCCGGCTGCGACCGCTGTTCCACGACGACGCCTCCTCGCTGCTGTTCCTGCCGCTGGCGCACGTGCTGGGCCGCGTCATCCAGCTCTGCTCGCTCGCCGCCCCGGTCAAGCTCGGCCACGTCAGCGACCTCAAGGACCTGCCCGCCGCGCTGACCGCGTTCCAGCCCACCTTCCTGCCCGCCGTGCCGCGCGTGTTCGAGAAGGTCTACAACTCGGCGCGCGCCCAGGCCGTCGCGGGCGGCAAGCAGAAGGTGTTCGACCTGGCGGTGGACACGTCCATCGCGTACAGCAGGGCGCTGGAGACCCCCTCCGGGCCCGGACTGGCGCTCAAGCTCAAGCACAAGCTGTTCGACCGGCTCGTGTACGGCAAGCTCCGCGCGGTCCTCGGCGGCCGGGCCGCCTACGCCCTGTCCGGCGGGGCCCCGCTCGGCGAGCGCCTCGGCCACTTCTACCGGGGCCTCGGCTTCGTGGTGCTGGAGGGCTACGGCCTGGCCGAGTCCAGCGCCGCCACCACGACGAACCCGCCGGACGTGCAGAAGATCGGCACGGTCGGCCTGCCGCTGCCGGGCTCGTCGGTGCGCATCGCCGACGACGGCGAGGTCCAGCTCAAGGGCGAGCACATCTTCACCGGCTACTGGAACAACCCCGAGGCCACCGCCGCCGTGCTGGACGCGGACGGCTGGTTCAGCACCGGCGACCTCGGCTCCCTGGACGAGGAGGGCTACCTCAGGATCACCGGCCGCAAGAAGGAGATCATCGTGACGTCGGGCGGCAAGAACGTCGCCCCGGCCGTCATCGAGGACCGCATCCGCTCGCACGCGCTCGTGGCCGAGTGCATGGTCGTCGGCGACGCGAAGCCGTTCATCGCCGCCCTGATCACCCTGGACGAGGAGATGCTGCCCCGCTGGGCCGCCCAGAACGGCAAGGGGGACCTGACGCCGCGCCAGCTCCGCGAGGACCCGGACCTGCTGGCGGAGGTGCAGCTCGCGGTGGACCTCGGCAACTCGGCGGTGTCGCGCGCCGAGGCGGTCCGCGAGTTCCGCGTCCTGGACGGGCAGTTCACCGAGGCGTCGGGGCACCTGACGCCGTCGCTGAAGCTGAAGCGGAACGTGGTGCGCGCGGACTTCGACGCGCAGATCCGGGAGATCTACGCGGAGTGA